From a region of the Priestia megaterium genome:
- a CDS encoding winged helix-turn-helix transcriptional regulator yields the protein MVKHNTGINIFMNVAGGKWKCLILFFLSQKSVRTKEFYELIPGITQKVLTDQLKQLEKDGLVRREIFKEVPPKVEYSLTDLGKSFVPVLNTMCEWGNTYATIKDIDRDQQICCSHK from the coding sequence ATGGTTAAGCATAATACGGGAATCAACATTTTTATGAATGTTGCAGGTGGAAAATGGAAATGTTTAATCCTCTTTTTCTTGAGTCAAAAATCAGTAAGGACAAAAGAGTTTTACGAGTTAATACCTGGAATTACACAAAAAGTCTTAACAGATCAACTGAAACAGTTAGAAAAAGACGGTCTTGTCCGACGAGAAATATTTAAAGAAGTACCTCCAAAAGTAGAATACAGCCTAACTGATTTAGGAAAATCATTTGTACCAGTATTAAATACAATGTGTGAATGGGGTAACACTTATGCAACTATAAAAGATATAGATAGAGATCAACAAATTTGTTGTAGTCATAAATAA
- a CDS encoding VOC family protein: MNDSQTLRGLTTISFWTDDLAAAKKWYAELLGIEPYFERPGYAEFRLGDYQHELGLIDSSYMPNSSATGPAGAVVYWHVDDVTATFKKLLSMGAKEYEAPTERGEGFITASVVDPFGNILGIMYNQHYLEVLGSTRKA; the protein is encoded by the coding sequence ATGAACGACTCACAGACATTACGAGGGCTCACCACAATTAGTTTTTGGACGGATGATCTAGCAGCAGCAAAGAAGTGGTATGCCGAACTATTGGGTATCGAACCATACTTCGAACGTCCAGGATATGCCGAGTTTCGTCTCGGCGATTACCAGCACGAACTGGGCCTGATCGATAGCAGCTATATGCCCAATAGTTCAGCGACCGGACCGGCCGGTGCTGTAGTGTACTGGCATGTCGATGATGTAACAGCAACTTTCAAGAAGTTACTGTCTATGGGAGCGAAAGAGTACGAGGCACCCACGGAGCGCGGCGAGGGGTTCATCACTGCGTCCGTGGTCGATCCCTTTGGAAACATCCTAGGCATTATGTACAATCAGCACTATTTGGAGGTTCTGGGTTCGACCAGAAAAGCGTGA
- a CDS encoding MerR family transcriptional regulator: MEKLFSIQEVAKMTGLSTHTLRYYEKIGLIKNVQRDQTGYRQYTDFDIAWIHFLIRLRVTGMPMLKMKQFSDLRQRGDSTIVSRRELLEEHYKDVLGKIEELKLNSHKIEEKIEYYKKLEITQKQHS, translated from the coding sequence ATGGAAAAATTATTCAGTATTCAAGAAGTAGCAAAAATGACAGGGCTTTCTACACATACTTTGCGTTACTATGAAAAAATCGGATTAATAAAAAATGTGCAAAGAGATCAAACTGGGTATCGACAATATACGGACTTTGATATAGCGTGGATTCATTTTTTAATTCGATTACGTGTTACAGGTATGCCAATGCTTAAAATGAAGCAGTTTTCTGATTTACGACAGAGAGGAGATTCTACTATAGTTTCAAGAAGAGAATTGTTAGAGGAACATTATAAAGATGTCTTAGGGAAGATAGAGGAATTAAAGTTGAACTCACATAAAATTGAGGAAAAGATAGAGTATTATAAAAAATTAGAGATAACGCAGAAACAACATTCTTAA
- a CDS encoding carboxymuconolactone decarboxylase family protein, producing the protein MNERYEDGWKKLMEVDGEGGKRVIESLKDIAPDLGKYVIEFAFGDIYTREGLNLQQKQLVTISSLTTQGGCEPQLNVHINAALNVGLTPNEIVEAITHCIPYTGFPRVLNAIFVAKQVFEERDLTISVK; encoded by the coding sequence ATGAATGAACGTTACGAAGATGGATGGAAAAAGTTAATGGAGGTAGATGGTGAAGGTGGAAAACGAGTAATTGAATCATTAAAAGACATTGCTCCTGATCTTGGAAAATACGTCATTGAATTTGCTTTTGGAGATATTTATACAAGAGAAGGGCTTAACCTGCAACAAAAGCAACTTGTAACCATAAGCTCACTCACAACACAAGGAGGATGTGAACCACAATTAAATGTTCATATCAATGCGGCTCTGAATGTGGGACTCACTCCAAACGAAATAGTAGAAGCAATTACTCACTGTATTCCGTATACTGGTTTTCCTAGGGTTCTAAATGCAATTTTCGTTGCCAAACAAGTTTTTGAAGAAAGAGATTTAACAATAAGTGTGAAATAG
- a CDS encoding APC family permease, with the protein MKYSVLKRVLIGRPLKTKELGEQKLNKIKALAILSSDALSSVAYGPEQILIVLATIGMVAYWYSIPIAIGVLILLTALILSYRQIIYAYPHGGGAYIVSKNNLGENPGLIAGGSLLVDYILTVAVSVSAGTDALTSAFPALHSYNVIISCLLVIFITILNLRGVTESASVLAYPVYLFVVALLLLIGVGMWKVVTGQAPADLHASIGTVVPGISLFLLLRAFSSGCSALTGVEAISNAVTNFKEPAAKNAVRTLTAMGIILAVLFSGIMFLGYWYGIAPKSEETVVSQIASQVFGRNGLYFFVQGTTALILVLAANTGFSAFPLLAVNLATDKYIPRMFTMRGDRLGYSNGILTLGIASIVLIVAFKGQTEQLIPLYAVGVFIPFTLSQSGMIAKWLREKPKGWQVKLTINLIGAIITLTVLLIFFTTKFSQVWSILIFLPLIVYLFHRIKRHYDAVGEQLRIKPGDKKVLKLEGNVVIIPVAGLTKAVENSINYAKVIGDTVIAVHVAFDRESEKRMEEKWNQWQPDIRLVTFYSQYRSLVRPLLRFIDTAEEKATESNMSVTVLIPQFITRKSWHNMLHNQSSLLLKAHLLYRKNVIVTTLPYKFKK; encoded by the coding sequence GTGAAGTATTCAGTTTTAAAAAGAGTATTAATAGGAAGGCCACTTAAAACAAAAGAGTTAGGGGAGCAAAAATTAAATAAGATAAAAGCACTTGCTATTCTCTCGTCTGACGCTCTTTCATCGGTAGCATACGGCCCGGAACAAATTTTAATTGTTTTAGCTACCATTGGTATGGTTGCCTATTGGTATTCGATTCCCATTGCGATTGGGGTACTTATTCTCTTAACGGCATTAATTCTTTCTTACCGTCAAATTATCTATGCATATCCTCACGGCGGTGGAGCCTATATTGTTTCGAAAAACAATTTAGGAGAGAATCCAGGCCTAATCGCGGGCGGTTCACTATTGGTAGATTATATTCTAACAGTAGCTGTAAGTGTATCAGCTGGAACCGATGCCTTGACATCAGCTTTTCCTGCACTACACAGTTATAATGTGATCATTTCTTGTTTGTTAGTTATTTTTATTACGATTTTAAACTTAAGAGGTGTAACAGAATCTGCTTCTGTTCTTGCTTATCCAGTTTATTTATTCGTAGTTGCATTACTTCTTTTAATAGGAGTAGGAATGTGGAAAGTAGTAACAGGACAGGCACCTGCTGATTTACATGCATCCATTGGAACCGTAGTTCCAGGCATTAGCTTATTCCTTCTATTAAGAGCTTTCTCATCTGGATGTTCAGCACTTACAGGTGTGGAAGCTATTTCAAATGCAGTGACTAACTTTAAAGAACCTGCTGCCAAAAATGCAGTTAGAACGCTTACTGCCATGGGAATTATTCTTGCTGTATTGTTTTCAGGAATTATGTTTTTGGGATACTGGTATGGTATCGCACCTAAAAGTGAAGAGACAGTCGTCTCTCAAATTGCTTCTCAAGTGTTTGGAAGAAACGGTCTCTATTTCTTTGTTCAAGGGACAACAGCATTAATTTTAGTTCTTGCAGCCAATACAGGCTTCTCAGCTTTTCCATTATTAGCTGTAAACCTTGCAACCGATAAATACATTCCACGAATGTTTACCATGCGTGGAGATCGATTAGGATATTCAAATGGGATTTTAACACTTGGTATTGCATCCATTGTGCTTATCGTTGCATTTAAAGGGCAAACAGAGCAACTTATTCCTTTATATGCAGTTGGGGTGTTTATTCCTTTTACGCTTTCACAGAGTGGAATGATTGCCAAATGGTTAAGAGAAAAACCAAAGGGATGGCAAGTTAAGTTAACGATTAATTTAATTGGAGCTATTATTACATTAACCGTATTACTTATTTTCTTTACGACAAAGTTCTCACAAGTATGGTCCATTCTCATTTTCTTACCTCTAATTGTCTACTTGTTCCATCGTATAAAAAGGCATTATGACGCTGTAGGAGAGCAGCTTCGCATAAAGCCGGGTGACAAGAAAGTCTTAAAGTTAGAAGGCAATGTCGTCATTATACCAGTAGCAGGGCTGACAAAAGCCGTAGAGAACTCAATTAATTATGCAAAAGTAATTGGAGACACAGTCATTGCTGTTCATGTGGCATTTGATCGGGAAAGTGAAAAGAGAATGGAAGAGAAATGGAACCAATGGCAACCAGATATACGCTTAGTTACTTTCTATTCACAATATAGAAGTTTAGTAAGACCTCTTTTGCGCTTTATTGACACGGCCGAAGAGAAAGCTACGGAAAGTAATATGAGTGTAACGGTATTAATCCCTCAGTTTATTACAAGGAAAAGCTGGCACAATATGTTGCACAATCAATCAAGCTTATTATTAAAAGCTCATCTTCTTTACCGTAAGAATGTAATTGTAACTACATTACCTTATAAATTTAAGAAATAA
- a CDS encoding UPF0715 family protein translates to MIQRYVLSILLSSICLSLLYLIIEYGVKDLISPTLPFSMIISTVVYFILYTVFGLPTSLLIIKKLPRFSIISLLGYLLIFSIVYYIFYTLTYNPVPFIKNFEVYIYIVSTSIVYWFWCNIMVSKPS, encoded by the coding sequence ATGATTCAAAGATATGTATTGTCTATATTGCTATCTTCAATTTGTCTATCTTTATTGTATTTAATTATTGAATACGGAGTTAAAGATCTTATTTCACCTACATTGCCATTCAGTATGATTATAAGTACAGTAGTGTACTTCATTTTATATACAGTTTTTGGGCTGCCTACATCTCTACTTATAATTAAAAAGTTACCGAGATTTAGTATAATAAGTTTACTGGGCTATTTATTAATATTTTCTATCGTTTACTATATTTTTTATACTTTAACTTATAATCCTGTTCCATTTATAAAAAACTTTGAGGTTTACATTTATATAGTTAGTACATCAATTGTTTATTGGTTTTGGTGCAATATTATGGTGTCAAAACCTAGCTAA